AGACAATCTGACTTTTATCTTCCATGGAAATGTGAAGATGAACGTCATGTCTATGAGAAGTGTGAGTATGAACTTGTCATGGAGAGATTATTGAAGATGCAAAAGATTCGTGAACAAGAAGACAAGATTAAGCAGCAGAAAAAACAAGGAATCCCTCTCATTCCTAATACTGCAAATGTTTGATCGGATCAGGTTAATTTTCCTTTCTTTTGTTCCTTTAATTTCATTATCTGTTGGTTAGTAGactttttattatcttttttacCATTTTAGGGTTTCTGGAGTACTCTATTTGATCTGATGAAATTGATGTGATTAGATTTGTAGGTTTTGTAATAATTCTATGGTCTCTTTGTTATCATCTTAATAGGGTTTCTAGACCTTTAATTTGTCTTTTTATTATAGTGCAGCTATTGATAGTCTTCAAATGGGGGACCTggaatttcttaattttttttatcagaatGATGTTATGAAAACCTATTGGATGGTCATCGTTgtgattatattgaaaacattttAGACTCCTGTTATGATTACAAATTTCAAGACTAGTAGGAAACTAATCTTTTTAATGACTATGTTTTCTGTTTTAGGTAGACAACTGATACCATTGGTTGAGACATATCTAATGACTGATTGACTTCATTTAGTTTACCTATCTTTTGTGAGAGGAGGATACATACTACAAGGTAGTATTCTTGTTGTATTAATGAGATTTTGAAAGATTACTTCGAGCTTAGAGTTTGTATCCAGGTCCAAATAGGAATGATAAGGAAACCTCGTTAGCATGGTGGTTACTCACTGTCGCTCATTTTTTGAGACGTTCGATGGATCCAACTCTGCTCTTTCCTTACCTTTAGAAAGCTGgttttaaatttttaatcttAAAAAACCTGTGTTCATTATACCATGATGATCTGGAGACTGAATATGAATTTATCTGActtttatcttctaatgaaagTTTATCTATGTTATTTGAATAACCAAATTATAAGCTTAAACTTAATCTTAAATCATTAAGTAAAATCTGAGTTAACCAAACAACTATTGTGAATCACATCTATAAAAGGAGGGAAGATATCATCAGCCATATTTTAGGGTTCCGTAGTTCTTGAAAATAGCTTAACTTGTTTAATAGGTCTGTATTCTGATATCCCGTACGACCATGGTCCATTGACACCGTACAGATGCAAACTTTATAGAATGCATATCTGCTTGACTTATCTCTTGGTTTGATCATTATGTGATTGCCTACAGACTCTTAGATATGTTGAATTTTCTGTAGTACTCTTTAACTTTTTTCACCACTAGCTGTTGCTTGAGTGAAAATAGGTAGTGATGAAATAATCTGTAAAATAACATTAATATTTCCAGTATAAGTTATAACCTTTTTGCTGTAATCTCTATTAATTTTAACCGTACAACATCTACTGAGTCACACAGATAGGTTTTGGTGTCACGTGTTACAAGATTGCTATACAAGTTCCCGGGTAGAGAAAACAGCGGTCTTTCTAGGataaaacagaaaccctaacttagCATGGTTTACATATTGCGTAGAAGTAAGGAAAAACGATCTCCTTAAGGCCTGCACTTTAGAGCCTGTAAAGATTCGTGTTGGAAAATGGTA
The nucleotide sequence above comes from Papaver somniferum cultivar HN1 chromosome 8, ASM357369v1, whole genome shotgun sequence. Encoded proteins:
- the LOC113303192 gene encoding NADH dehydrogenase [ubiquinone] 1 beta subcomplex subunit 7-like gives rise to the protein MEVEGSSKKMIATQEEMVQAKVPLAYRDQCAHLLIPLNKCRQSDFYLPWKCEDERHVYEKCEYELVMERLLKMQKIREQEDKIKQQKKQGIPLIPNTANV